The following are encoded together in the Oncorhynchus nerka isolate Pitt River linkage group LG23, Oner_Uvic_2.0, whole genome shotgun sequence genome:
- the LOC115119430 gene encoding translation initiation factor eIF2 assembly protein-like — MKKEQVVNCQFSVWYPIFKKHTIKSLILPLPQNVIDYLLDDGTLVVSGGDNNTQHNQTNNSDSEEEDIQWSDDETTTTVTAPEFPEFNSKVLKAINTLGGCVFPKLNWSAPRDANWIALNNSLQCQSLSDIFLLFKSSDFITHDLTQPFLRSSDEDSPNPAINYELVLRKWSELLPGGEFRCFIKENKLIGISQRDYTQYYHHISKQEAQICHSIQEFFSQHVQYQFLDEDFVLDVYRDSWGKVWLIDLNPFGEVTDSLLFTWEELTSGNSLSANQEEGDTAQQEGPVFRYTTSDVTVQPSPCLSYRIPRDFVDLSTGEDAYKLIDFLKLKKRQQEDSEEEVEEEVRQ; from the exons ATGAAGAAGGAGCAAGTTGTAAATTGTCAGTTTTCGGTCTGGTATCCGATATTTAAGAAGCATACTATCAAAAG TTTGATTCTCCCACTGCCTCAGAATGTAATAGATTATTTGCTGGACGATGGAACACTAGTAGTTTCTGGAGG GGACAACAACACTCAGCATAATCAGACCAACAACAGTGACTCAGAGGAGGAAGACATTCAG TGGTCAGATGATGAGACAACCACCACTGTAACA GCTCCAGAGTTTCCAGAATTCAACTCTAAAGTGCTGAAGGCCATCAACACCCTAGGTGGGTGTGTCTTTCCCAAACTGAACTGGAGTGCACCGCGG GATGCTAACTGGATTGCTCTGAACAACTCCCTGCAGTGTCAGAGTCTGAGCGATATTTTCCTGCTCTTCAAGAGCTCTGACTTCATCACCCACGACCTCACACAGCC ATTCCTTCGCAGCAGTGACGAGGATTCTCCAAATCCAGCCATAAACTATGAG CTGGTCCTGAGGAAGTGGAGTGAGCTGCTACCTGGTGGGGAGTTCAGGTGTTTCATTAAAGAGAACAAGCTGATTG gGATCTCCCAGAGAGACTATACCCAGTACTACCACCACATCTCTAAGCAGGAAGCCCAGATCTGCCACTCCATCCAGGAGTTCTTCAGCCAACACGTCCAGTATCAGTTCCTGGATGAGGACT TTGTGTTGGATGTCTACAGAGATAGCTGG ggGAAGGTGTGGCTGATCGATCTCAACCCCTTTGGTGAGGTGACAGATTCACTGCTGTTCACGTGGGAGGAGCTTACCTCCGGGAACAGCCTGTCAGCCAATCAAGAGGAGGGTGACACAGCCCAGCAG gaaGGCCCTGTGTTCCGCTACACCACCAGTGATGTGACGGTGCAGCCCAGTCCCTGTCTGAGCTACCGGATCCctagggactttgtggatctctCCACTGGCGAGGACGCATACAAACTCATCGACTTCCTCAAACTG AAGAAACGCCAGCAAGAGGACtctgaggaagaggtggaggaagaggtacGACAGTGA
- the LOC115119431 gene encoding ADP-sugar pyrophosphatase-like isoform X1 produces the protein MSSPPKPTTIPHIVKEEVIASGKWLKLEKTTYVDPVGNTRTWETTKRTTRQANAADGVGIIALLKRTLHKDCVVMVKQFRPPMGCCTLEFPAGLIDEGESAEIAALRELKEETGYKGEVVGVTPVTCLDPGLSNCTTQIVMVNINGDDLENTNPTQQLGKLGVTLLECYESRTCFLLSS, from the exons ATGAGCAGCCCTCCCAAACCGACAACCATACCTCACATTGTAAAAGAGGAG GTCATTGCATCTGGGAAATGGTTGAAACTTGAGAAGACCACCTATGTGGACCCTGTTGGAAACACAAG AACTTGGGAGACTACGAAAAGGACAACCAGACAGGCCAATGCAGCAGATG GTGTGGGGATCATTGCCCTCCTGAAGAGGACCCTCCACAAAGACTGCGTAGTCATGGTGAAGCAGTTCCGTCCACCAATGGGGTGCTGTACCCTAGAGTTCCCTGCAG GTCTGATTGACGAGGGTGAGAGTGCAGAGATTGCTGCTCTGCGAGAGCTGAAGGAGGAGACTGGTTACAAGGGGGAGGTGGTAGGAGTCACCCCAG TGACCTGCTTGGACCCTGGCCTCTCTAACTGCACCACACAGATCGTCATGGTTAACATCAATGGAGACGACCTCGAAAACACCAACCCCACACAGCAACTGGGTAAGTTAGGGGTCACACTCTTGGAATGTTATGAATCTAGAACATGTTTTTTATTGTCAAGCTGA
- the LOC115119431 gene encoding ADP-sugar pyrophosphatase-like isoform X2 — protein sequence MSSPPKPTTIPHIVKEEVIASGKWLKLEKTTYVDPVGNTRTWETTKRTTRQANAADGVGIIALLKRTLHKDCVVMVKQFRPPMGCCTLEFPAGLIDEGESAEIAALRELKEETGYKGEVVGVTPVTCLDPGLSNCTTQIVMVNINGDDLENTNPTQQLGDGEFVEVLLLPLDEFQREIDDLMKKEKIVVDSKVYIYGMGMSQAFFKPNELRVLKQ from the exons ATGAGCAGCCCTCCCAAACCGACAACCATACCTCACATTGTAAAAGAGGAG GTCATTGCATCTGGGAAATGGTTGAAACTTGAGAAGACCACCTATGTGGACCCTGTTGGAAACACAAG AACTTGGGAGACTACGAAAAGGACAACCAGACAGGCCAATGCAGCAGATG GTGTGGGGATCATTGCCCTCCTGAAGAGGACCCTCCACAAAGACTGCGTAGTCATGGTGAAGCAGTTCCGTCCACCAATGGGGTGCTGTACCCTAGAGTTCCCTGCAG GTCTGATTGACGAGGGTGAGAGTGCAGAGATTGCTGCTCTGCGAGAGCTGAAGGAGGAGACTGGTTACAAGGGGGAGGTGGTAGGAGTCACCCCAG TGACCTGCTTGGACCCTGGCCTCTCTAACTGCACCACACAGATCGTCATGGTTAACATCAATGGAGACGACCTCGAAAACACCAACCCCACACAGCAACTGG GTGATGGAG AATTTGTTGAAGTTCTTCTTCTACCTCTTGATGAATTCCAGAGGGAAATTGATG ACCTGATGAAGAAGGAGAAGATTGTGGTGGACTCTAAGGTTTACATCTATGGCATGGGGATGTCCCAGGCCTTCTTTAAACCCAATGAACTCCGAGTGCTCAAACAGTga